Proteins encoded in a region of the Lathamus discolor isolate bLatDis1 chromosome Z, bLatDis1.hap1, whole genome shotgun sequence genome:
- the ZNF423 gene encoding zinc finger protein 423 isoform X3: MIGDGCDLGIGEEEGGTGLPYPCQFCDKSFIRLSYLKRHEQIHSDKLPFKCTYCSRLFKHKRSRDRHIKLHTGDKKYHCHECEAAFSRSDHLKIHLKTHSSSKPFKCTVCKRGFSSTSSLQSHMQAHKKNKEHMAKTEKEVKKDDFMCDYCEETFSQTEDLEKHVMTRHPQLSEKADLQCIHCPEVFADENSLLSHIHQAHANKKHKCPMCPEQFSSVEDVYCHLDSHRQPDSSNHSISPDPVLGSVASMSSATPDSSASVERGSTPDSTLKPLRGQKKMRSVDREESQNWSKVTYSCPYCSKRDFNSLAVLEIHLKTIHADKPQQSHTCQICLDSMPTLYNLNEHVRKVHKTHAYPMMQFSNISAFHCNYCPEMFADINSLQEHIRITHCGPNATPQDGNNAFFCNQCSMGFLTEATLTEHIQQTHCNVGNSKLDSPVIQPTQSFMEVYSCPYCTNSPIFGSILKLTKHIKENHKNIPLAHNKKSKAEQSPVSSDVEVSSPKRQRLSASVNSVSNGEYPCNQCDLKFSNFESFQTHLKLHLELLLRKQSCPQCKEDFDSQESLLQHLTVHYMTTSTHYVCESCDKQFSSVDDLQKHLLDMHTFVLYHCTLCQEVFDSKVSIQVHLAVKHSNEKKMYRCTACNWDFRKEVDLQIHVKHSHLGNPSKSHKCIFCGETFSTEVELQCHITTHSKKYNCKFCSKAFHAIILLEKHLREKHCVFDASAENGTANGMTPTNKKTEGADIQNMLMKNPDTSNSHEASEDDVDASEPMYGCDICGAAYTMEVLLQNHRLRDHNIRPGEDDCSRKKAEFIKGSHKCNICSRTFFSENGLREHMQTHRGPAKHYMCPICGERFPSLLTLTEHKVTHSKSLDTGTCRICKMPLQSEEEFIEHCQMHPDLRNSLTGFRCVVCMQTVTSTLELKIHGTFHMQKLAGNSATSSPNGQALQKLYKCALCLKEFRNKQDLVKLDVNGLPYGLCAGCMTRSTNGQSSGLAQQEVNERPCGSLRCPECSVKFESAEDLESHIQVDHRDLTPETSGQRKGTQTSPVPRKKTYQCIKCQMTFENEREIQIHVANHMIEEGINHECKLCNQMFDSPAKLLCHLIEHSFEGMGGTFKCPVCFTVFVQANKLQQHIFAVHGQEDKIYDCSQCPQKFFFQTELQNHTLSQHAQ, encoded by the exons ATGATAGGAGATGGGTGTGATCTCGGCAtcggggaggaggaaggggggactGGCCTGCCATATCCTTGTCAGTTTTGTGATAAGTCCTTCATTCGCCTGAGCTACCTTAAAAGGCACGAGCAGATTCACAGTGACAAACTACCTTTCAAATGCACTTACTGTAGCCGGCTTTTTAAGCACAAAAGAAGCAGGGATCGCCATATAAAGCTTCATACTGGGGATAAAAAATACCATTGCCATGAATGTGAGGCTGCGTTCTCTCGCAGCGACCACCTCAAAATTCACCTGAAAACCCACAGCTCCAGCAAACCGTTCAAGTGTACTGTATGTAAACGTGGGTTTTCATCTACCAGCTCATTGCAGAGTCACATGCAAGCTCATAAAAAGAACAAGGAACATATGGCAAAGACTGAGAAAGAGGTGAAAAAGGATGATTTTATGTGTGATTACTGTGAAGAGACATTCAGTCAGACTGAAGATTTGGAGAAGCACGTAATGACACGCCACCCACAGCTTTCCGAGAAGGCAGATTTGCAGTGTATTCATTGCCCTGAAGTATTTGCAGACGAAAACTCGCTGCTCTCACACATTCATCAAGCCCATGccaacaaaaaacacaagtGCCCTATGTGCCCAGAGCAGTTTTCTTCAGTGGAGGATGTCTATTGCCACTTGGACAGCCACAGACAACCTGACTCCAGCAATCACAGCATCAGCCCTGACCCAGTCTTGGGGAGTGTGGCGTCCATGAGCAGTGCAACGCCTGACTCTAGTGCATCGGTGGAAAGAGGTTCCACCCCAGATTCAACCTTAAAGCCTCTGAgaggacaaaagaaaatgaggtCTGTGGACAGAGAGGAAAGCCAGAACTGGTCTAAAGTTACCTACAGCTGTCCGTACTGCTCAAAGCGCGACTTCAACAGCCTTGCTGTTCTGGAGATCCACCTGAAGACCATTCATGCAGACAAACCTCAGCAAAGCCACACGTGCCAGATCTGCCTTGATTCCATGCCTACACTGTACAACTTGAATGAACATGTGAGAAAAGTGCACAAAACCCATGCCTATCCCATGATGCAGTTTAGCAACATTTCTGCCTTTCACTGTAACTACTGCCCAGAGATGTTTGCAGATATCAACAGCTTACAAGAACACATCCGTATTACTCACTGTGGACCAAATGCAACCCCTCAAGATGGCAACAATGCTTTCTTCTGTAACCAGTGCTCCATGGGCTTTCTGACCGAAGCAACCTTGACTGAGCATATTCAGCAGACTCACTGCAATGTAGGAAATTCAAAATTGGATTCTCCTGTCATTCAGCCAACACAGTCTTTTATGGAAGTTTATTCATGCCCTTATTGCACAAACTCCCCCATTTTTGGCTCCATCCTGAAGCTTACAAAGCATATTAAAGAAAACCACAAGAACATTCCTCTGGCACACAATAAGAAgtcaaaagcagagcagagtcCAGTTTCTTCTGATGTTGAAGTCTCTTCCCCTAAAAGGCAACGGCTTTCTGCTAGCGTAAATTCAGTGTCTAATGGTGAATACCCATGTAATCAGTGTGATCTAAAGTTCTCAAATTTTGAAAGTTTTCAAACCCATTTAAAGTTGCATTTGGAGTTGCTGTTGAGGAAACAGTCTTGCCCTCAGTGTAAAGAAGACTTTGATTCCCAGGAGTCTCTTCTGCAACATCTCACTGTGCATTACATGACAACTTCAACTCATTATGTATGTGAGAGCTGCGACAAACAGTTTTCTTCGGTGGATGATTTGCAGAAACATTTGTTGGACATGCATACTTTTGTGTTGTATCACTGCACCCTTTGCCAAGAAGTTTTTGATTCCAAGGTATCTATCCAAGTACATCTGGCAGTCAAGCACAGCAATGAAAAGAAGATGTATCGTTGCACAGCCTGTAACTGGGATTTTAGGAAGGAGGTGGATCTCCAGATCCATGTGAAGCATAGTCACCTGGGGAATCCATCAAAGTCTCACAAATGCATCTTCTGTGGGGAGACCTTTAGCACAGAGGTAGAGCTGCAGTGTCACATCACAACCCACAGCAAAAAATACAACTGCAAGTTTTGTAGCAAAGCTTTTCATGCCATCATCTTGCTTGAAAAGCACTTGCGGGAAAAACATTGTGTTTTTGATGCTAGCGCGGAGAATGGTACAGCTAATGGCATGACCCCAACTAATAAGAAGACAGAAGGGGCGGATATCCAAAACATGCTAATGAAGAATCCAGATACTTCCAACAGTCATGAAGCCAGTGAAGATGATGTAGATGCTTCTGAGCCCATGTATGGCTGTGACATTTGTGGGGCTGCCTACACTATGGAGGTCCTCTTGCAGAACCATCGTTTGAGAGACCATAACATCAGGCCTGGGGAGGATGACTGTTCtaggaagaaagcagaattcaTCAAAGGTAGCCACAAGTGTAATATCTGCTCAAGGAcctttttctcagaaaatggCCTGAGAGAGCACATGCAGACCCATCGCGGCCCAGCCAAGCACTACATGTGCCCCATCTGTGGGGAACGCTTCCCATCACTCCTGACCCTGACGGAGCACAAAGTCACTCACAGCAAGAGTCTGGATACAGGGACGTGTCGGATCTGCAAAATGCCACTGCAGAGTGAAGAGGAATTTATTGAGCACTGCCAGATGCATCCAGATCTCAGAAACTCCCTCACTGGGTTTCGCTGTGTTGTCTGCATGCAGACAGTCACCTCTACTCTTGAGCTGAAAATTCATGGGACGTTCCATATGCAGAAATTGGCAGGAAACTCTGCAACTTCGTCTCCCAATGGCCAGGCCTTGCAGAAACTCTACAAGTGCGCATTGTGCTTGAAGGAGTTCCGGAATAAGCAGGATTTGGTAAAGTTGGATGTGAATGGCCTTCCCTATGGCCTGTGTGCTGGATGCATGACCAGGAGCACCAATGGACAGTCTTCGGGCTTGGCTCAACAGGAGGTGAACGAGAGACCGTGTGGCAGTCTGAGGTGTCCAGAGTGTAGTGTCAAATTTGAAAGTGCTGAAGACCTAGAGAGCCACATCCAGGTAGACCACCGAGACCTGACGCCTGAGACTAGTGGCCAAAGGAAAGGTACCCAGACGTCCCCTGTTCCCAGA aaaaagaccTATCAGTGCATCAAGTGCCAGATGACCTTTGAGAATGAGAGGGAGATACAAATCCATGTCGCTAACCATATGATTG